The proteins below are encoded in one region of Thermococcus peptonophilus:
- a CDS encoding UbiD family decarboxylase, whose amino-acid sequence MLGEILSRFEDLVVIKEPVKKELEITRYLLKYPDRPVLFEDVEGWKVAGNIWSTRERIASYLNTTREKLIHLIAEAMENPRPYRMAEDAPFLKNPTGDFSLKELPIPKYYPRDGGQYFTSAMVIAKDDNGFVNVSFHRMMVRDEKSAAIRLVPRHLYSMWKEKAERGEDLDIRIVVGNPVHLLLAGSVSTAYGVSELEIASAMSEMAFGRPLEVIDLGGIPVPVESEFVFEAKITPELVDEGPFVDITGTYDIVRKQPLVVFEKMYHVENPIFHALLSGGYEHYMLMGLPKEPQIYASVKRVVPKVHGVRLTEGGAMWLHAVVSITKQHEGDGKNAILAAFAGHPSLKRVIVVDEDINIYDDREVEWAVATRFQPDRDLVIVPNARGSSLDPSAEKGLTAKWGIDATKPLSREKEFERARV is encoded by the coding sequence ATGCTGGGGGAGATACTCTCACGGTTTGAAGACCTGGTTGTTATCAAGGAGCCCGTAAAGAAAGAGCTGGAGATAACCCGCTATCTTTTGAAATATCCCGACAGGCCTGTTCTTTTTGAGGACGTAGAGGGCTGGAAGGTTGCTGGAAACATCTGGAGCACCCGCGAGAGGATAGCATCTTACCTCAACACCACGAGGGAAAAGCTCATCCACCTGATAGCGGAGGCAATGGAGAACCCGAGGCCTTACAGAATGGCTGAGGACGCTCCCTTCCTTAAGAACCCAACTGGGGATTTCTCCCTCAAGGAGCTCCCAATACCCAAGTACTATCCCAGGGACGGCGGCCAGTACTTCACCTCGGCTATGGTCATAGCGAAGGACGATAACGGCTTTGTTAACGTGTCCTTCCACAGGATGATGGTGCGCGATGAGAAAAGCGCCGCTATAAGGCTCGTTCCGAGGCATCTCTACTCAATGTGGAAGGAGAAGGCCGAGAGGGGAGAAGACCTAGATATTAGGATAGTGGTTGGCAACCCAGTACACCTCCTCCTGGCCGGGTCCGTGAGCACGGCCTATGGGGTTAGCGAGCTGGAGATAGCATCGGCCATGAGCGAAATGGCCTTTGGAAGACCGCTCGAAGTAATAGACCTTGGCGGGATTCCAGTTCCGGTAGAGAGTGAGTTCGTTTTCGAGGCCAAGATAACGCCGGAGCTCGTCGATGAAGGACCCTTCGTTGACATAACCGGGACATACGATATAGTCAGGAAGCAACCGCTAGTAGTGTTTGAGAAGATGTACCACGTTGAAAATCCCATCTTCCACGCCCTGCTCTCCGGCGGTTATGAACACTACATGCTGATGGGCCTTCCAAAGGAGCCCCAGATATACGCGAGCGTGAAGAGAGTCGTGCCAAAGGTTCACGGGGTAAGGCTGACCGAAGGCGGGGCAATGTGGCTCCACGCCGTCGTTTCGATAACCAAACAGCACGAGGGCGACGGAAAGAACGCAATTTTAGCCGCTTTCGCCGGCCACCCGAGCCTGAAGAGGGTTATAGTGGTCGATGAAGACATAAACATATACGATGACAGAGAAGTCGAGTGGGCGGTAGCTACCCGCTTCCAGCCGGACAGGGACCTGGTGATAGTTCCGAACGCTAGGGGAAGTTCCCTCGACCCCTCAGCTGAGAAAGGACTTACGGCGAAGTGGGGAATTGACGCGACGAAGCCTCTGAGCAGAGAAAAAGAGTTTGAGAGGGCGAGGGTGTAA